One segment of Clavelina lepadiformis chromosome 2, kaClaLepa1.1, whole genome shotgun sequence DNA contains the following:
- the LOC143445885 gene encoding dnaJ homolog subfamily C member 11-like → MELPGGTGLGELVDNEDYYSLLNASREATQEELKLCYRRLCMVYHPDKHDSSKSKDASNIFGRVQTAYSVLSDPMKRHIYDVYGKKGLEADWQIVERQKTPQEMREEYERIQKMRAQFRLEERTHPKGSFSMTVNATSVFDQPYDVDDYYDDRMVFPDITKMALSQSIEVPLTVSQTATISGNLTSNNGNGSGSCDLAWRKTLSNSAWGEIDMQATDSKVFNFGIKGYRSLGGGLFALVHFPVSMAVDNDLVAINLPGLNATMGRVMGKEVFGSLNLRLGQGAHISTNLVRETSRFRISGKLQLGIPHSFGVCSLTYKLAEEEGNFKLAVKAGTFGCMVEYGAEHRVSKHSVVAAHVNIGVPLGVNVKLRLNRASQTYSMPIMLSDDVNFMAAFYGTMVPITLYAAIHILIIRPYKRKAKEKEAEENEQSLINETNKKREEAIALVNMMRESTERKLTNEERKMGLVITEAWYGRFVSDTSSKSSKLVDVSIPLQNLVENSTLQLPADITKSGLPGFYDPCPGHEKKLKVVYKFRGRQHQALIDDKEALRIPLKSHSLQTDQ, encoded by the exons ATGGAACTTCCAGGAGGGACAGGTCTTGGTGAACTTGTGGATAACGAAGACTATTATAGTCTGCTAAATGCCTCGAGAGAG GCCACACAGGAAGAACTGAAACTATGTTATCGACGATTGTGCATGGTTTATCATCCAGATAAACATGATAGCTCAAAATCAAAAGATGCTTCTAATATTTTTGGCCGGGTACAAACAGCATACAGTG ttttaaGTGACCCTATGAAACGACATATTTACGATGTCTATGGAAAAAAAGGACTTGAAGCAGATTGGCAG ATTGTGGAGCGACAGAAAACTCCTCAAGAAATGCGTGAGGAGTATGAACGAATCCAGAAAATGAGAGCGCAGTTTCGACTGGAGGAGAGAACTCATCCAAAA GGCTCATTTAGCATGACAGTGAATGCAACGTCAGTTTTTGATCAGCCTTATGATGTTGATGATTACTATGATGATCGGATGGTCTTCCCGGATATTACGAAAATGGCATTGTCACAGTCTATTGAG GTACCATTAACAGTGTCTCAAACAGCTACTATATCAGGAAATTTAACGTCAAACAATGGAAATGGGAGTGGAAGTTGTGACTTGGCCTGGAGGAAAACACTTTCGAATTCTGCGTGGGGCGAG ATTGATATGCAGGCTACAGATTCaaaagtgtttaattttgGCATCAAAGGTTACAGAAGTTTAGGCGGTGGCCT GTTTGCTCTCGTTCATTTTCCAGTAAGTATGGCCGTTGACAATGACCTGGTCGCCATTAATTTGCCAGGGTTAAATGCCACGATGGGCAGGGTGATGGGAAAGGAGGTTTTTGGTTCCCTCAATCTAAGACTTGGCCAAGGCGCCCACATTTCAACGAATCTTGTAAGAGAAACTTCTCGGTTTCGAATCAGCGGAAAACTCCAG CTCGGGATTCCTCATAGCTTTGGAGTATGCAGTTTAACTTACAAACTTGCTGAAGAAGAGGGAAATTTCAAACTTGCAGTCAA GGCTGGTACTTTTGGCTGCATGGTGGAATATGGAGCTGAGCATCGTGTATCAAAACATTCAGTTGTGGCTGCTCATGTAAATATTGGTGTCCCACTTGGTGTCAATGTTAAGTTAAG GCTTAACAGAGCGTCACAGACCTACTCAATGCCGATTATGCTGTCAGACGACGTTAATTTCATGGCAGCTTTTTATGGAACTATGGTTCCAATAACACTCTATGCAGCAATTCATATCCTTATCATAAGGCCTTATAAAAGGAAAGCAAAAGAAAA GGAGGCCGAAGAGAACGAACAATCTCTcataaatgaaacaaacaagaagAGAGAGGAAGCGATCGCGTTG GTGAATATGATGAGAGAATCAACTGAACGCAAATTAACGAATGAAGAGCGCAAGATGGGATTGGTGATCACTGAAGCGTGGTACGGTCGATTCGTATCGGACACGAG TTCAAAGTCTTCAAAACTAGTCGATGTCTCAATTCCTCTGCAAAATCTTGTTGAAAACTCAACGCTTCAGTTGCCGGCGGATATCACCAAAAGCGGCTTGCCGGGGTTTTATGATCCGTGTCCTGGACACGAAAAGAAACTCAAG GTTGTTTATAAGTTCCGCGGAAGACAACATCAAGCCCTTATCGATGACAAAGAAGCTCTGCGCATTCCGCTTAAAA GTCACTCTCTTCAGACTGATCAGTAA